One genomic region from Camarhynchus parvulus unplaced genomic scaffold, STF_HiC, whole genome shotgun sequence encodes:
- the RPL18 gene encoding 60S ribosomal protein L18, giving the protein MGIDIRHDKDRKVRRKEPKSQDIYLRLLVKLYRFLARRTNAPFNRVVLKRLFMSRSNRPPLALSRLIRMMRKPGRADRTAVVVGTVTDDVRIQDVPKLKVCALRVTRGARSRILRAGGSILTFDQLAMATPKGKGTVLLSGPRKAREVYRHFGKAPGTPHSHTKPYVRSKGPKFERARGRRASRGYKN; this is encoded by the exons ATG GGCATCGACATCCGCCACGACAAGGACCGCAAGGTGCGGCGCAAGGAGCCCAAGAGCCAGGACATCTACCTGCGCCTGCTCGTCAAG CTGTACCGCTTCCTGGCCCGCCGCACCAACGCTCCCTTCAACCGCGTGGTGCTCAAACGCCTCTTCATGAGCCGCTCCAACCGGCCCCCGCTGGCGCTGTCCCGCCTg ATCCGCATGATGCGCAAGCCGGGCCGCGCTGACCGCACGGCCGTGGTGGTCGGGACGGTCACGGACGACGTTCGCATCCAGGACGTGCCCAAGCTCAAG GTCTGCGCCCTGCGCGTCACCCGCGGCGCTCGCTCGCGGATCCTGCGCGCCGGGGGCTCCATCCTGACCTTCGACCAGCTGGCCATGGCCACGCCCAAGGGCAAGGGCACCGTGCTGCTCTCAG GGCCCCGCAAGGCGCGCGAGGTTTACCGTCACTTCGGGAAAGCGCCGGGCACGCCGCACAGCCACACCAA GCCCTACGTGCGCTCCAAGGGCCCCAAGTTCGAGCgcgcccgcggccgccgcgccAGCCGGGGCTACAAGAactga